Proteins found in one Xyrauchen texanus isolate HMW12.3.18 chromosome 30, RBS_HiC_50CHRs, whole genome shotgun sequence genomic segment:
- the sytl3 gene encoding synaptotagmin-like protein 3: MKLEQENWQSRQHESCITDLGLFQALERERVLEVLQRDKALRTVEAGRIRRLRTELQDICRQGAKTFTRPSGQRSCARCQRPLGKFWDCGSVCCGCSHRICNRCQVVRSAKDWKCTVCHAYREFKIKSGGWFLEQQEKKFPDSKENKHETTGDKILQSYQRLSFIAVVPPTPPPYYEAASFNRSQELKKSKPFTKSMENLMVSVSAHIKKFSKSQNDLSVEAGHLTVDNGLELSSGRKSQSEGAIDKACNLCKAPSLPNLTQNTRDTEPNSSASTVCLTNFDVSHLSAYSDEQMDSNSSTGMDGGTFENTHVTGEIEIAIAYNNGTSCLEITIKACKNLMFGDMTKKKKCNPYVKVCLLQKKHQNNKMKTSVKRGNNPIYNETFTCVVIREQLVSSVVKASVWHNRGLKRKVFLGETTLQLADWYLGHFDTQCSVWYKLGPKQEHPQGDAVEQYTAELTLKAQLKFLPQEAPQEAPQTRPHTDDILFGTPGQLIVVITGLPKLHCTPKTAYIEGILCLPGDRELVQRTPALKKTAGTLQMIFSRFTHQELQQATLLLSLWEKTTFSRTDHLLRSARLGEESSWQRLLQMPEVWHDFVLPLHANVNMNMRS; the protein is encoded by the exons ATGAAATTAGAACAGGAAAACTGGCAAAGCAGGCAACATGAATCCTGCATTACGGATCTCGGGTTGTTCCAGGCtctggagagagaaagagtccTGGAGGTTCTTCAGCGAGACAAAGCGCTTCGAACTGTTGAAGCTGGCAGAATcag GAGGCTGAGGACAGAATTGCAAGACATCTGTCGCCAGGGTGCCAAGACATTTACTCGTCCGTCTGGTCAGAGATCATGTGCACGATGTCAGCGACCTTTGGGAAAGTTCTGGGACTGCGGTTCCGTGTGCTGTGGATGTAGTCACCGCATCTGTAACAGGTGTCAGGTCGTCAGGTCTGCGAAGGACTGGAAGTGCACAGTGTGTCATGCGTACAG GGAATTTAAGATCAAATCTGGTGGATGGTTTCTGGAACAGCAAGAAAAGAAATTTCCTGATTCTAAAG AAAACAAACATGAGACCACAGGAGACAAAATATTACAGTCTTATCAACGACTCAG TTTCATCGCAGTCGTACCTCCAACACCTCCTCCGTATTATGAAGCTGCATCGTTTAACAGATCACAG GAACTCAAAAAATCAAAGCCTTTTACTAAATCCATGGAGAACTTGATGGTGTCTGTCAGTGCTCACATTAAAA AGTTTTCCAAATCTCAGAATGACTTGAGTGTGGAAGCAGGTCACCTGACAGTGGACAATGGGCTGGAGCTAAGCTCAGGTCGCAAGAGCCAATCAGAGGGTGCCATTGACAAAGCATGCAAT CTGTGCAAAGCTCCAAGTCTTCCCAACTTAACCCAGAACACCAGAGACACGGAGCCGAACAGTTCTGCAAGTACGGTCTGCCTAACAAATTTTGATGTTTCCCACTTATCTGCATACAGTGATGAGCAAATG GACAGCAACAGCAGCACAGGAATGGATGGTGGGACGTTTGAAAACACTCATGTGACTGGAGAAATAGAGATTGCCATTGCTTATAACAACGGGACGTCCTGTTTGGAGATAACTATCAAAGCATGCAAAAATCTGATGTTCGGAGATAtgacaaagaagaagaaatgtAATCC GTATGTGAAAGTCTGTTTACTCCAGAAGAAACATCAGAATAACAAGATGAAGACATCGGTCAAGAGAGGAAATAACCCGATTTACAACGAAACATTCACG tGTGTTGTTATTCGTGAGCAGCTGGTCAGCAGTGTAGTTAAGGCCTCAGTGTGGCACAACAGAGGACTCAAGAGGAAGGTGTTTCTGGGTGAGACCACTCTCCAGCTGGCAGACTGGTATCTGGGGCACTTCGATACTCAATGCTCTGTCTGGTACAAACTTGGTCCAAAG CAGGAACATCCACAAGGGGACGCTGTGGAGCAGTACACTGCAGAGCTGACGCTTAAAGCTCAATTAAAGTTCCTGCCACAGGAGGCGCCACAGGAGGCGCCACAGACGCGCCCACATACAGATG ATATTTTGTTTGGCACACCCGGACAGCTCATTGTTGTCATCACAGGCCTACCAAAGCTGCACTGCACTCCAAAAACAGCCTATATTGAGGG GATCCTGTGCCTTCCTGGAGACAGAGAGCTGGTCCAGAGGACTCCAGCGCTGAAGAAGACAGCTGGTACCCTCCAGATGATCTTCAGCAGATTCACGCATCAGGAGCTCCAGCAGGCCACACTGCTGCTCAGTCTGTGGGAGAAAACCACCTTCAGTCGCACCGATCACCTACTGAGATCGGCACGACTGGGAGAAG aatcatcatggcaacgtCTCCTGCAGATGCCAGAAGTGTGGCATGACTTTGTTCTTCCACTGCATGCTAACGTCAACATGAACATGAGGTCATAA